Proteins from one Ovis aries strain OAR_USU_Benz2616 breed Rambouillet chromosome 12, ARS-UI_Ramb_v3.0, whole genome shotgun sequence genomic window:
- the LOC105610032 gene encoding basic salivary proline-rich protein 1-like: MSHVSGRPSLAPGGLQSYEMEQIRGTGSDGSAHAGWGSAAGQSRAWAHEPRRDRDLWEPRWGPRSPRGQARAGARVADGGAAGPVERRSQNPTEGDRAQACGVGTRRLGGAPHSLGSQNLGVFWALPFPRVSSRPPRPQKPSVQRPTAWAAVLPSPPPPPPGGPLRPPPPPPGSSLTTPGHLSQVASLTPAGSGPPRPPKVGARPAVSLPPPGAAPRAQQGLRGGRVVKLQFISVETEAQETGEPPRWPPKGMLTTRVSFPRPLTPHSHPRLSPAAAFRGPSPSTPRAHTLLPQGLCTCSPHRKLAHHHSRPSKTAEAIPTAMPRAACSSPA; the protein is encoded by the coding sequence ATGAGTCACGTGTCTGGGAGACCCAGTCTCGCCCCAGGAGGCTTACAGTCCTACGAGATGGAGCAGATACGAGGGACTGGATCGGACGGGAGTGCGCACGCGGGCTGGGGCAGCGCCGCAGGTCAGAGCAGAGCCTGGGCCCACGAGCCTCGGAGAGACCGCGACCTCTGGGAGCCGCGCTGGGGGCCACGGAGCCCCCGAGGACAGGCCCGGGCCGGGGCCAGGGTTGCGGACGGAGGGGCTGCAGGCCCCGTGGAGCGGAGGAGTCAGAATCCCACGGAAGGAGACAGGGCCCAGGCGTGTGGCGTCGGGACACGGCGCCTCGGTGGGGCCCCTCACTCCCTGGGAAGCCAGAACCTGGGGGTCTTCTGGGCTCTGCCTTTCCCCAGAGTCTCCTCCCGCCCACCCCGCCCTCAGAAACCCTCTGTCCAGCGCCCCACAGCCTGGGCCGCGGtcctgccctccccgcccccacccccacctggagGCCCTCTGaggccgcctcctcctcctccagggtcttCCCTGACCACACCTGGTCACCTCTCCCAGGTAGCCTCTCTAACTCCTGCGGGCTCgggccctccccgccccccaaagGTGGGGGCCAGGCCTGCCGTGTCCCTGCCTCCACCCGGAGCAGCCCCCCGGGCTCAGCAGGGGCTCAGGGGAGGCAGGGTGGTTAAACTGCAGTTTATATCTGTGGAGACAGAGGCCCAGGAGACAGGAGAGCCTCCCCGCTGGCCGCCAAAGGGAATGCTTACAACACGGGTCAGCTTCCCACGGCCTCTGACTCCACACAGTCACCCCAGACTCTCACCCGCTGCTGCCTTCAGAGGCCCGTCCCCGTCCACTCCTCGAGCCCACACGCTCCTACCCCAGGGTCTTTGCACCTGCTCTCCTCACCGGAAACTTGCCCACCACCACTCCAGGCCCTCCAAGACTGCAGAGGCTATCCCGACCGCCATGCCTAGGGCTGCCTGCTCGTCTCCCGCGTGA